The Anopheles merus strain MAF chromosome 2L, AmerM5.1, whole genome shotgun sequence genome has a segment encoding these proteins:
- the LOC121594105 gene encoding protein G12: protein MVCVASERTIRRTLVPTGGWAPLLALLLLLAELGQIFGYHIRHIEEEPSHQLQQDLMDFIDLVPFEDVQRLMQYYYHYDVEVESAFDYVSSEDYTQIRLDIVSLGEVRSFRRYLDSIGFSVEKVWTELNKRFDADDIFAEPDESVRMLNLTTRGLNGLVDDILALLPQDEIILLFFDKLETSNDFSFFFEQIGSGEFENVLNTLQSSQQLRILLWRLQRHGFDIPGWIQLVQKYFSFSSF, encoded by the exons ATGGTTTGTGTCGCGAGTGAACGAACGATCCGGCGGACACTGGTTCCAACGGGCGGCTGGGCGCCACTGCtggccctgctgctgctgctggccgaaTTGGGCCAAATATTTGGCTACCACATCCGGCACATCGAGGAAGAGCCAAGCCACCAGCTGCAGCAGGATCTGATGGACTTTATCGATCTCGTACCGTTCGAGGATGTGCAGCGGCTGATGCagtactactaccactacgaCGTGGAGGTGGAGAGTGCCTTCGACTACGTGTCGTCCGAGGACTACACGCAGATCCGGCTCGACATAGTGAGCCTGGGCGAGGTGCGCAGCTTTCGCCGCTACCTGGACAGCATCGGCTTCAGCGTGGAGAAGGTGTGGACCGAGCTGAACAAGCGCTTTGATGCGGACGACATCTTTGCCGAGCCGGACGAAAGCGTCAGGATGT TAAATCTCACCACCAGAGGATTGAATGGATTAGTCGATGACATATTGGCGCTGCTGCCGCAGGACGAAATAATCCTACTATTCTTCGACAAGCTGGAAACGAGCAACgacttttccttcttcttcgaGCAGATCGGTAGCGGAGAGTTCGAGAACGTCCTTAACACGCTGCAG TCCTCCCAGCAGCTGCGGATACTTCTCTGGAGACTTCAGCGGCACGGATTCGATATTCCCGGTTGGATTCAGCTCGTCCAGAAGTATTTCAGTTTCAGCAGTTTCTGA